TGTGGACGTGGTAGTCGAGACCGCCACGGTCGAGCACGGCCGGGACGGCGCTCCGGCGCAGGCGTTCGTCGTGGTGAGTACCGAGGACGGCGTCCGCGCGGCGGTGGCCACCGCACGTGGTGACGCCGCCGCCGCCGCTGCCTGGTCGCTCGACGCGCTGCCGCCCGGAGCCACGACCCACGTCGGCCGCCGCGCCCGTCTCAACCTGGGGATTCTCGAAGCCCGATAGGTACCGGACGGATACGACCAGTCACACAATGCGGAAACCACCGTCGCTTGGACGCAAATCCGTGATCGCCTGATCTCGGAGCGCAACCTTGGCTACCGTGCGTCCAGTTCAGTCTTCAAGGGGGCTGTGGTGCGCCGGAGAGCTCTGCTCGGAGTGGTGTCAACCGTGCTCCTGGTAACCGCGGGGTGCGGGGGTGATCCGCGTGGCGTCCCGGACGACGACCCTCCGAGTTCCGCTCCACCCGGTGCCGTCGCCCCCGAACCCAAGCGTTTCGATCCGCCCGCCAAGTTCCTCAACTCCGGCCAGACCCTCGCCGTGGCGCCGCGGCGAGGGGGGTCACTCGGAAAGCCCGAGGTGGCCGCGGTCTTCGTCGGCGCGACGCTGGTCTACGTCGACGAGTCCTCGCTGGCCGGCCGTGACCTGGCGACCGGGGACGAGCGCTGGGTGACCCCGATGCCGGGCGTGACCAGCGCGGAATCCACCCAGATCGCAACGCCGGCCCTGTTCGAGGGCCGGGTCTACGCCGCAGCGGCGATCACCGTGCCGACCGGCCCCCGGGTGACGAGCCACCGGGCGATCTCGCTGGTCGCGGTCGACCCGGTCACCGGCAACGAGATCTGGACCGCGACGATCGAGGTGTTACCGGGCGACCCGGTCCGCGACGTCCGGCTGGTGGGCGTCACCGCCGACTCGATCGTCCTGGATACCTCCACCACCACGTACGTGGTCGATCCGCAGACACGGAAGACCCGGTGGAAGACGCAGTTCTTCGAACCCACGGTCGTCGACGGCACCGTGGTCGCCGGTCAACTCGGCGAGGACGCCACCGAGACCAAGACGCGGACGGTCGGACTGCGGCTCACCGACGGCGTCCAGCTCTGGTCCAGCCCGGTCGCCGCGCAGCAGGGGCGGTCGTTCCCGCTGGGCCCGGGGCTGATGGCCGTCCAGGGCCGGGAGTTCAGCAGCACCGAGCCGTTCTTCGACTTCCTCGATCCGGCCACCGGGCAGAGTCGCTATCCCGGCGACAGCGACGATCTGAGTGCCTACCAGGACTGCTGGTTCGACTCCCGGACGCTGGTCGTCTGCGGGGCGTCCGGCACGCGGACGATCGCGGTCGGCTACAACTGGTCGGACCTGACCGAGATCTGGGAGCTGCCGGTCGGTGAGCGGGCGGCTCCGCGGGTGACGGCGGCCTGGCACGGCGCCGTCTACGGCGTGCTGGCCGGCAAGCCGGTCATTCTGGACGGTCGCACCGGGGCGGTTCGCAACGCGGCGGCCGGTGCAGCGCCCGAGCTGGTCAACGAATACGCCGGGGTCACGGCCGAGTCCGGCTCGCTGACGCTGTTTCCGGCGATCGCCTGAGCATGGAACGGCCGAACGCCCCGGGTGCCGTGACCGTGGCACCCGAGGCGTTCGGATCGAGCCGGTGGATCAGGTCCGATTCGACCTGATCAGTAGCCCTGGGTGTTCAGGACCCAGGTCCCGCGGCAGCGCCAGTCGTTGCTGCCCCACTTGTTCCAGCTCTGGTGCCAACCCTTGTAACCGCGCTTCGTGAAGTCGCAGTCGTAGGAGTCCCACCACCCCTTGTGCACACCACGCTTGCCGGCCGACTTGCAGGCCTTGTAGCTGCGGTGGAAGCCCTTCACCCGGTCGTGCTTCCACTTGTGCTTGCCGTGGAAGTGACCCTTGTCCTTGTCCCAGCCGCGGTCGCACTCGTCGTCGCACTCGTCGTGCTTCTTGCGGTGGTCCTTCTTGTGCCAGTCACCCTTCGACCGGCCGGACGAGTAGTCCTTCTTCTTATCCGCGGAAGCCCACTTCACCTCGGTCTTCTCGACCTTCGTGTACGACCCGGCGACCGCGTTCGACGACTCGTGGTCCGAACCCCAGTCGTTCTGGTAGCTACCACCGGAGTACTCGTCACCGGTGTGCGTCGCCGCGGACGCCGGCGCGGCGAGACCCAGCGTGGCGCCGCTGGCGAGCGCCAGCCCAGCGACCGAAAGAGCCGTCCGTCGTGCCTTGCTTCCCATTTCCTGCCTCCTCTGATGTTTCAGGCGGAATGAGCAAAGCAGACGCATCGGTGTTTATTCGGCCCCGATTGAGCCTTACGCCAATCACTATTTGTGCAATTAAGGAGTTTTGCCCAGCAGAGTGAGTCGGGGAGATCCGTTGGGAGACGTGTCGTTCCGCCGTTCGGTCGGTTTCGCCCAGATGCCCGTTACCTAACCCGAAGAACAGCTGCGAGGGTTGTGTCGCTTTCGCCGTTCTCTTCGATCCACTCCGGACACGAAAAGACGGACCGGAAAGTCCTCCGGTCCGTCCGTGTTCTCGGGTGAGTTCTAGTCCGCCGCCGGGTCGATGACCTGGATGGTTCCGCCCGCCGAGGTCGCGTTGTGGCACAGCGCCCGGCGCAGGACGTCGTTGGGCGCCAGGTGTGTCCACGTGGGCACCACGATCGCCGACGCCTCGCGCAGGTACAGGTGACGCAGGCAGGCGGAGAACCCCGGCCGCCGGGCGTCGTCGTCGGTGACGTCGTCGCGGTGTACCCGCAGCAGCGTCAGCCCGCGCTCCCTGGCGTACTGCGCGATCGCCTCGACCAGCGGCGCGGTCGCATCGTCGTCGACGTCATCGGTGCCTCTGGCCAACGCCGCGAGCGGGTCCGTCGGGGTCACCACCGCTCGGAGGTACCCGACGACCACGCGGGAGACGTCGCTGCGCGGCCGGCTCGGTTCGCGTTCGATGGTCGGCGACGGCATGTCGAGTGCGGCGAGCAGGCGGACGGCGTCCGCATGCTCTTCGGGGGCGGAGACCGACAGCCGGGGCCAAGCGGTCGGAGTGGTGGGTGCGGCCGGAAGCGTGACGGGCGCGGCGAAGCCGTGCCGTCCCGCGCCACCCGATGCGGCCGGGGTCATGCTCGTCGGTACTCCTTGCGCCGTCACGGTCGACCGGTCACGTTCTGGACTGCGCCGAGGCGAGCGCTTCGTCGGCTACGAACAGGCGACCGCCGGCGTCTTCCACGAGATAGGCCAGCGAGTCGCGGATGTCCGGATGCCAGGACAGGTGCGCGACGTCGAGCAGCAGGACCCCGTCGGCGCGGCGTTCACGCACGTCAGCCAAGGCCGCCGCGAATCCACTTCGTTCACCGCGCCTACCCGTGATCGCACCGGGCCCGATCGCGTCCGCATAGACGTGTCGTAGTTCCAAGGCGCGGTCTTCGGCGTAGCGTCGAAGTGCTTCGAGTTCGGCGTGCGAATCCACGGCGCCTGCACGCGGCGGTCGCAAGTAACCGACAACGGTCGTTGCCATCTGGGTCTCTCCGGGTCTCGGGTGCTGGGCACGCGTCACCGCACGGAAAGACCAATGCGGTGACACCTCGGCGGTCCCGGTAGACGCCGTGGGTCACATGCTGACGACCTCTGTCTCGATAGTGCATCTGTGTCCCCTGCAATGCAACTCCCACTTCGGCGTGGTGCGATTTCGAGGCTGGTGTGGCGGTTCGCGTGGTGCCACACTCGCGCCGTGTCAGGAAGCCCCACGGTTCGTCGCCGTCGTATCGCCAGAGAACTGCGCCACCTCCGCGAGAAGGCGGGGATGACGCTCGAGCAAGCCGCCCGTCAGCTCGACATGTCACGCAGCAATCTGTCCCGCATAGAGACCGCTCAGATCGGGATCAAGCCCAGGGATGTCCGGGCCGCACTGGCCCTCTACGGCATCACCGGGGACGATTCCGAACCGCTCATCGAGATCGCACGTGGCGCACAGCAGCGCGGCTGGTGGCAGAACTATGCCGACGTGCTGCCGGCCTGGTTCGAGTTCTACATCGGCCTGGAGGCCGAGGCGGTTCGAATCAGCACCTACGAGGCGGAGGCCGTGCCCGGCCTCCTGCAGACCGAGGCCTATGCCCGCGCGGCCTTCCGGGCCACCGCGGGGGACGACGACGTCGACCGCAAAGTCGCGGCCCGGCTGCGTCGCCAGGATCTACTCCGAGGAGATTCCCCGGCTGAATTGTCCGTCGTTCTGAACGAAGCAGTTTTGTTGCGGCCGTTCGGTGGCGTAACGGTGATGCGCGAGCAACTTGAGTACATAGCTCAGCTAGCGGCGCTACCCAACGTAACCGTTCAAGTGTTGCCATTCTCGGTCGGCGGGCACCCCGCGATGACGACACCCTATGTCATCCTTAGTTTCCCGGATCCTGACGACAATTCTGTCGTCTACCTGGATAACCTCACTGTGGGTATCGCTCTGGAGGAACCGGACCAGGTGGATGGGTATACCCTCGTGCACCAAAAGCTGTGTGGCATAGCGCTCACGCCGGAGCAATCCGTACTCCGGATCCGCGAAGCCGCTGGTGACATGTCGTAGTCGTGGCAGGAAAGCTGAGGCAGGTATGGCAAACATCGATCTCACCTACGCTCCGTGGCGTAAGAGCAGTGCGAGCACGGGTAACGGCAACTGCGTCGAGGTTGCGCTGATGGAGTCTGTCGTTGCAGTGCGTGACACGAAAGACCGGGGTGGCCCAGCATTGGTGCTGCCCGCGGCGGGTTGGCAGTCGTTCATCGTCGGTGCCAAGTCCGGAGAGTTCGACCTGATCTGAAACGCACGACCCACCACCTGGGCTCCCCGCTCGCGGAACCGCGTCCGGTCGGCAGGTTGCGGCCGGACTCCGCGGCGGGGTGGGACGGAATGAACGGACTGGTCGGCCAGCCGGGTAGCGCTGGTCGGACCGGATCGCCGGTCGCCTCTACCCGGCAGGTCGAATCACCAGGTCGCGGAGTACCGCGTCGGTGCCCCACGCGCTGAATCGCACCGCACCGCACCCGCCGGCCAGTGGAACGCCGCCGTCGGGCAGTGGCTGGCCGTCGAACCACACCCGGGCGCGTGCACCGGCCAGGTCGACCCGGATGCGCGGGTTCTCCTCGGCGCTGGCCAGCACCGCGAGCGTGGTGCCGCGCGCGTCCGCCACCCGCACCTGCTCATCGACGCGGGAGTACTCGATCGACAGCGCTGCCGGAACCGTCGGGTCGGAACCGGCCCGGATGCCGAGGAGCAGGCCCGAGGCCGGCGGCTCCACCGCCGCGACCTCTGTCGCAGCCCGCGTCGTGCTCTGCCGCACGTCCTTCACGTGAACGCTGGCCTCCAGCCGACCGTCGCAGAACTCGGCGTCCGAGAGGTATGCGCCGCCGGTTGCCGCCGGTGCGTTCACGGTCAGCCCGCTCTGCGGATCACCGCTCACCGTCGCGTCGCCGAACGCCTGAGCGGTCGTCGGACGCAATGCCGCCGGGGTCGGCCGGTCGGCGGAGCGCGGCTTGGTCAGGTCGTGTGCCCGTAAACCGACCATCAGCGCGAGCAGCAGGACGATGCCCGCGACGATCGCGCCCATGCGCGCCGGGGCGCCCGGACGAGTGCCACGCAGGCTGAGCGCGACGAGGATCCCGACTACCACGACGACCATCGCCACGGTGGCCTGATCGGACCTGCTCAAGGACTCCACGCCGCTCCCTCCCCGGTGTGGAGGCTTGATGCCCGCTCCGGCGCGGGCTTAACACCTCACCAGACGGCAGGCCGGAGCGGTCCGCGCCCGACGACCCGGCGCAGATCGTCGACCAGCGCGGTGATCCGGTCCTGGCCGAGAACTTCCACCCAGGCGCCGACGGCTTCGGCAGCGGCCGCGTCGGCGGCGCGGGTGCACGCCCAGCCCCGTTCGGTGAGGACGACGAGCCGCGCCCTGGCGTCGGAGGGGTGGGGGCGACGCTCCACATAGCCCTTGCCCACGAGTTCCTCGACTAGCTGGCTGGCGGCCTGTTTGGTGACGCCCAGGTGCTCGGCGATCTCGGTGACGGTCGCGCCGGACGGAGCGAGGCGGACGAACACGAACCCGTGCGTCGGCCGGAGGTCGTCGAAGCCGCGGCGGGCGGTGCCGGCATGGATCCGCTCGACGAGCGTGCCGGCGGCGCCGAGGAGCAGGGTGGAAAGCGCGAGTTCGTCCGCCATGGAATCACCTTGACACAGAGATCAAGCTGCTTGACTATTTGGTCAAGCAGCTTGACTAACTGGAGGAGTGGACATGCCTGTTCTTCAGGCCGATTCGGCGGTGACCCACGAGGTGCACGGTTCGCGATTCACGTCCTACGTGCGGCCGGCGGTGGGAAGCGCGGAGCTCTGTGCGTGGCGGCTGGACGTTCCGGCCGGCACGACCGGCGTACCGCACCGCCCGAGCCGGGAGGAGGTGCTGGTGATCCTCAGCGGCAGCGCCGAGGTGACGCTGGACGGCGAGGTGCGCACCGCCACCGCAGGCGACGTGGTTCTGGTGCCCGCCGGTGCGAGCTTCCGCGTGGACGTGGGTGACGAGCCGCTCCGGGCCTGGGTCACCACGTCCGTCGGCCTCACCGCGGAGTTGCCCGACGGCTCCACGCTCACCCCGCCGTGGGCGGCATGACCGACCTGGAGCCGGCAGCCGTCCGCGCGCAAGGCACGGCCTCACGCGCGGACGACAGCGTCGTTCTCAGCGGGCCGTCCTCCGGGTCACGATGAGCTGGCCCCGGGAGTTGTTCCAAGCGCCGCGCCAGGCGGCGGCCAGGCGCGCACGGTCGGCCTGGTCGACCTTGATGCAGCCGAGGGTCCGGTAATGACGGAACGGCGCCCCTGGGGCGCCGCTCGAGTGGATGAACAGGTCGTTCCGCACCGTCTTGCGGTTCCGACACACGCGATCGGACACTCGCCAGACGTCACCCCGGACGGCTGGGTTGCCCGCCCGGTAGTTCGGCCAGAACCGGACGGCGTACTGCCCCACCGGCAGCACACCGCGGTTCTTCGCACACTCGTCGAGGGATCCCAGCCCACTGCCCGCCCGTACCGAGATGAACCGGCGGGCATGGTCGTGGCGCGATGAGTAGTAGAGCGTCAGCCGGCTGTTCTGCGGCGCGCGTACGTTGATCGCGTAGTAGAAGCGGGGCACCGCCCGCTCGGAATACCGGTCGTAGACGCCGGTGACCTGCGTGCCCGCCGCGGCCGGCGGCGCGGCCAACCCGAGCGTGGTGACGACGCCGATCGCGGCGGTCACGATGTTGCGAATCGTGCTCAATCCGAACTCCTCTCCGGCGCGCGCACGGATAGCGCGCGGGAGAACAGGACACATCAGGAGAAAAGACGCTTTCGGAGCGGGTCGGCGTTTCTAGATTTGTCGACTCGACACCGTGGTTTCGGTGCGCCCGCGTCGCAGTCGTCCGACCGGACACGGGTACGTTCAGGCTGACCCGTACTAAGCGACTTGGAGACGGACATGGCGCTTACCAGCACCGCGACTGCGCACTGGGAAGGAAGCCTTTTCGAGGGCAAGGGATCGGTCAACCTCGACTCCTCCCGCCTCGGCTCGTTCGACATCAACTGGAAGGCCCGCTCGGAAGGGCAGGACTCCACCACCACCCCCGAGGAGCTGCTGGGTGCCGCGCACGCGGCCTGCTTCTCGATGGCGTTCTCCAACGGGCTGGCCAAGGCCGGCACGCCGCCGACCGCGCTGAACACCACCGCTGACGTGACGTTCGTGCCCGGCACCGGCATCACCGGCATCAAGCTCACGGTCCGCGGCGACGTCCCCGGCATCTCCGCGGACGACTTCGCGGCCGCCGCTGCCGATGCCAAGGCGAACTGCCCGGTGAGCAAGGCGCTCGCGGGGGTCGAGATCACGCTCGACGCCGCGCTCGCCTGAGCAGCGACGTACGCGAAGGGCCCCGGTTCTTCCGGGGCCCTTCGCGCATTTCGGGTCGGCGAAGAACGAGCCGTTTGTGGACCGGGGGCTGCGGAGACGCCCCGAGCCGGAAAAACTTGGGTGAACTGGGCGTGAGTACCGGCCGTTATCCGGGTAGCCCTTCGAATGCCACCTGGTGAGGGAGGGCAGCCATGGACCGGCCGCCAACGCGCTTCGACGTCAGCACGACCGATGGCTGCACCGTCCTGCGCGTGTTGGGTGACCTGGATTCCGATTCGGCGCCCACGTTGCGGACGATGCTGTCCAAGGAGTTCGACGTCGGCCATGACGTCATCGTCGATCTGGCGAACTGCCCGTTCCTCGACTCGGTCGGCATCGGGGTGCTGGTCTTCGGCTGGAAGGCCGCGGAGACCGAGGGAACCCGGTTCCACCTGCGCAACATCGGTCGGTACGCGCAGCGGGTACTCGACCTGGTCGGGCTGAGCGATCTGATCCCGGTGGCCTGACGAAAATCGGCGCCGACCAGGGTCGGCGCCGATTCTCCGGGTTGGAGGGTGGCCGTCAGCCGTTGGTGAAGAACGTCGGCATGTAGTCCGGCGAGTTCCGGCTCGGGTGCTGCTCGAACGCCGTGACGACGTCCTCGGCGGCGGCCCGCAGTTCGGCGATCTCCTCGTCGCTGAACAGGTGCGGCTCGACGTCGATGACGCAGTGCGCGCCGAGGACCTGCCCGGACGGTGTGATCAGCGGGGCGCCGGCGTAGGCGCGGATGCCGTCGAGCTCGACGACCGGGTTCGTGCACTGCACCGGGTCGGTGATGGCGTCCGAAACGATGTACGGCTCGCGGGTCAGCACGGTCTGCGCGCAGAACGCCCACTCGGCGGGCCCGCCCGGGCCGCCGCGCAGCCACCCGTCGACGCCGTGGCTGCCGGCGATCAGCATCGCGTTGTCGAGCATCAGCGTGGTCATCGCGGTCGGCATGTGCAGGTGCGCCGCAGTCCGCATCGCGATGGCGTCCAGCTGCTGCTTCAGGTGGGCATCGTCGACGTCGTAGCACGCCAGCGCCGCGAGGCGCTCCTTGTCGGCCAGGCGGTGGTGCAGAAGGGTGCTCATGCCGTGCTCCCGATCAGTTCCCGGTCGGTGGCGATCGCGTCGAAGGCCGCCACCCGGATCTCCAGCGAGCGACCGCACAGCGCGGTGATCGGATCGCTGGACTTCATCGCATCGATGACCCGGTCCAGTGCCTCCGGGTCGGTCTCGTTCCCGGTCAGCCGCGTCTCGCGCAGCAGCTGGGTCCAGATGCGGTCGGTGATCTCGGCGTAGATCTCGGCCAGTGCCTGGTGGGCCTCGTCGAGGTCGGGCCGGGGCAGACCGTAGGGCCCGGACGTGGCGCCGGGTGGGGGGTGCGGGAGATCGATCATGGTCGTCGTCCGTCCTCACGTGCCGCCACGGATCAACTACGGGCGGTTACCACGATGATCACCCATTTCGGGCATTTAGCCAACCCTTGGGTGGCGCAGCTACCTCCGGCGCCCGGGGAGCTGGGCGGTTTGGCCGTAGAACTGCTCGATCTGCACCACGACGCTCTCGAACTCGGCGAAGTCGACCGGCTTCGTGACGTACGCGTTCGCGTGCAGGTCGTAGGAGCGCAGGATGTCCTCGTCGGCGGCGGACGTGGTCAGCACCACAACCGGGATGCTCGCCAGTGACTCGTCGTCCTTCAGCTCCTCCAGAACCTCTCGCCCGCTCTTGCGCGGCATGTTCAGGTCCAGCAGGACGAGGTGCGGCCGCGGTGCGTCCGCGTGCTCGCCCTCGCGTCGGAGGAACTGCATGGCGACGACGCCGTCCGGCACGACGTGGAGCGTGCTGCCTAGCCCGTGGGTGGCCAGCGCCTCTTCGATGATCATGACGTCGCCGGCGTCGTCGTCGACGATTAGGACTTCGAACGGAGGGGGCGGCGAATACTGCGACATGGGAAGGCCTCCTACCGCGTACGGGTGAGAGTCCCGCGCGCTGCTGGACGGGAGACTGGCGCTCATCGTACGGGTCCGGAACCTGACGGTGGTATAGCGGCCAGCGTCCGTGGGTATGGCTGTTCCTCAGGGTTCGTCGGGCCCACGAACCGGCAGCGAGACGGCCATCGTGGTGCCCGGACGCCCGTGCCGCGCCTGGAGGTTGCCCGCGTGTCGTTCGGCGATCGCGCGAGCCAGTGGAAGGCCGAGACCGGACCCCCCGGTGATACCCCGCGCGGTGGCGGCCGACGAGCGGAAGAACCGTTCGAACAACCGGGACCGCTCGTCCTCCGGGATCCCCATCCCGTTGTCGGAGACGGTCAGCACCGCTAGTTCGCCGTGCCGCTCCAGTCGCACCCGAACGTCACCACCGTCCGGGGAGTACTTCACGGCGTTGGACACCAACTGGTCCACCAACTGCCGCAGACGCGCGGGATCACCACACAGCGACAGCACTCGCGGAGCGTCCACCTCGATCTTGACGTCATTGGCCTCGGCCGCGGGCCGGAGCGCCGACACCGCCGCACCCACCAACTCGACGAAGTCGAGCTGGTCGAGGTCCAGCGAGATGTCCCCGGACTCGAGGCCGGCCAAGTCGAGCAGGTCGGCGACGATCTGGCGCAGCGCGTGCGCGTTGCGGTCGACGGACTCCAGCAGCGTCCGGTTGTCGCCGGTGATCCCGTCCGTGTCGGTGAGGAGCAGTTCGGTGTGGGAGACGATCGAGGTCAGCGGCGTGCGGAGTTCATGCCCGACGAGCGCGAGGAAGTCGTCCTTGGTCCGGGTCAGCTCCAGCGCGAGCTCGTCGGCCCGGCGTCTGGCCAGGAACTGCCCGACGTGCGCGGCGACGCCGCCCAGCAGGGCGATCAGTGAGTTCTCCGGCTCCTCGACGGTGGCGCCGAAGAATGCCAGGACGCCGATGAACTGCTCCGGAGTGCGGATCGGCACCGCGATCGCCGAACGCAGCCCGAACCGGCTCGCGGTGTCGGCGAGTCGGGTGTCGCCGCTGGTGGAGACGTCGGCGTACCAGCGGGGCGCCCCGGTCTCCCAGACCTGACCGGCCAGACCGCTGCCGCGCGGCAGCGAGTCGGGCAGCGGGCCGGACGGGCGGTGACCGGGTGCGACCCAGCGGGCGGCCGGGTGCAGGACGTCCTCCGCCTCGTCGGCGAGCCAGAGCTCGCCGTAGGGCCAGGACAGCCGTGCGCCGACCGCCGCGAGCACGCCGGCACCCGCGTCGGCCACCGACGCCTCGGTGGTCAGCGCCTCGGACACCGCCAGCTCGCAGTCGCCCAGCCGGGCGGCCAGCCGGCGTTCGGTGACGTCGTGCAGGGCGAGCAGCGCGCCGAGCAGCCGCCCCTCCGCGTCCCGGACGGGCTGGCCGTGCACGTGGTAGGTCCGTGGGCGCCGTCCGTCCGGACCGAGGTGGACTTCCAGGCCGTGCAGCTGCTCGCCGCGCAGTGCCCGGACGAGCGGGAGTTCGCCGTGCACCGCCCGTGAGCCGTCCGGGTTCCGCAGGCAGCTGGTGATCCGGTGGATGTCGGCGCCGACCTCCAGTTCGCCGCGGACGCCTGCGTCCGGTTGCCAGCTCGCCGCGTCACCGCGGTCGCAGGCCCGCGCCATCGCGCGGTTGAAGAGCAGGATCCGCCCCTTCGGATCGCAGACCACGACCGCTGTGTCGAGGTTCTCCAGCAGCGCACGGAGATAGGGCTGGGGGAGGTCGGCGGGAAACTCCGCCGGAATAGTGTCCTGCTGAGCCATCTCGCGGACTTTAAACCAAAAACAGCGTAATTCTCCTACCGGTAGTGATCCGGTGACACGGGCGCGAGCCAGCGCAGCAGCGCACGGGCCGCCTGGAGGACCAGCGAGCGCTCGTACGTCAGCACGTAGTCGAAGCGGCGTTCGGAGTCCGGGCCGTCGTCGCCCAGATCGCGCGCCACCAGCGCACCGGAGAAGTGCGGACCGACCACTACCACGTTCCACTCGTTGCGGAGCGCGTCGTCGGCGCCCAGCACCGCACCGCGGACGCCGGGCGCGGGCTCGGGACCCACGTCTTCCCCCAGCGCGGCGACCAGCCCGGCCGACGTGGCGAGCCGCGCGTACCGCTGCCGCGTCGTCGCGGTCAGGTATCGGTCGTGCTGGAAGCACGCGAGGACAACCGGCGGCTCCTCGCTGTCGAGGCCCTTCGTCTCCAGGTACTGGCTGATCGCCAGCAGCGAGTCCTTCGACGCTCGCCGGGCCGGCCGGGCGGCCGACAGGAGCTCGAACGGCGTTCCGGTCGGCTCCGCGGCCACGCGGCGGTAGAGCCGCTCCGGCGGGAGCGACGGAGCGGCGTCGGTCGGGAGCGGGCCGGGGCGACCGGTCAGCCAGCCCTGCACGTACGACGCGCCCATCGTGCGCGCGGTCGCCAGGTGTGCCGAGGTCTCGACGCCCTCGGCGAGGATCGCGGCGCCGGACCGTTCCGCCTGCGCGATCACGCTGTTGACGACGCGGGCTGTCGCCAGGTCGTGCGGGTGGCGCAGGAGGTGCATGTCCAGCTTGATGACGTCGGGGTCGAGCAGCGGCATCAGCGCCAGCGACGCCGGGATCGCGCCGACGTCGTCCAACGCGATGCTGCAGCCGGCGGCACGCAGCGTCGAAGCAGCGGTGAGCAGGCCCGCCGGGTCGGCGGCGATCGACCGCTCGGTCATCTCGACGACGAGGTGCAGGCGGCGCTCGGCGTCCCGGATCGCGGGCAGCAGGTCGTCGGGGCACGGCGTGGCGGCAGCGAGCGGCTCGGCGTTGACGAACAGGGCGGTGGAGCGGTCGAGGCCGGCGGCGATCGCGGCACGGCCGATCCGGGCCCGGCACGCCCAGTCCAACTCGGTGAGCCGACCGACCTCGGTGGCGGCCGCGAACAGCGCATCGGCGGACTCCCACGGCGTGCTGGCCGGGCCGCGGCTCAGCGCCTCGTACCCGACCAGTGCCCGGTCGTCAGCCCGGACCAGCGGCTGGAACACCGGGAAGATCGCCCGGGCGTCGATCACGTCGTGGATCGTCGGGAACCGGCTGGCCGCACGGTCGGCGCGGTTCGGACGGGCGGCGCCCACCGCTCCCTGCCGGGCCTGCGCGGCGATCGAACCGGGGCGTGGCACCACGCGGACCGCACCGTCGTCGCCGGCCAGCGCCTTGGCGGCGGGGCGGCGGGAGGGCGGTGAGGGGAGCGTATCGGTCACGCCGAGTTGATCGGTGGCGTGCGGTACGCGGAGAGTGGCGGTCGGTTGCAGTTGCGGTGCGAACCGTGCCTTGACCTGCCCGGTGCGTTCGCGGCGATCCGGCATAGGCTGGAAACCGTGAGCACACACTTCGATGTCGTGGTACTGGGCGCGGGCCCGGGTGGGTATGTCGCCGCGATCCGAGCCGCGCAGCTCGGCAAGAAGACGGCGATCATCGAGAAGCAGTATTGGGGTGGGGTGTGCCTCAACGTGGGCTGCATCCCGTCCAAGGCACTGCTGCGGAATGCCGAACTGGCCTACCTCTTCCAGAACGAGGCCAAGCAGTTCGGCATCAACGTCGACGGCACGGTCTCGTTCGACTACAAGGCCGCCTACGACCGCAGCCGCAAGGTCGCCGACGGTCGCGTCAAGGGCGTCCACTTCCTGATGAAGAAGAACAAGATCCAGCAGTTCCACGGCTGGGGGACGTTCACCGACCC
The sequence above is a segment of the Cryptosporangium aurantiacum genome. Coding sequences within it:
- a CDS encoding PQQ-binding-like beta-propeller repeat protein — protein: MSTVLLVTAGCGGDPRGVPDDDPPSSAPPGAVAPEPKRFDPPAKFLNSGQTLAVAPRRGGSLGKPEVAAVFVGATLVYVDESSLAGRDLATGDERWVTPMPGVTSAESTQIATPALFEGRVYAAAAITVPTGPRVTSHRAISLVAVDPVTGNEIWTATIEVLPGDPVRDVRLVGVTADSIVLDTSTTTYVVDPQTRKTRWKTQFFEPTVVDGTVVAGQLGEDATETKTRTVGLRLTDGVQLWSSPVAAQQGRSFPLGPGLMAVQGREFSSTEPFFDFLDPATGQSRYPGDSDDLSAYQDCWFDSRTLVVCGASGTRTIAVGYNWSDLTEIWELPVGERAAPRVTAAWHGAVYGVLAGKPVILDGRTGAVRNAAAGAAPELVNEYAGVTAESGSLTLFPAIA
- a CDS encoding recombinase family protein, with translation MATTVVGYLRPPRAGAVDSHAELEALRRYAEDRALELRHVYADAIGPGAITGRRGERSGFAAALADVRERRADGVLLLDVAHLSWHPDIRDSLAYLVEDAGGRLFVADEALASAQSRT
- a CDS encoding Scr1 family TA system antitoxin-like transcriptional regulator, with amino-acid sequence MSGSPTVRRRRIARELRHLREKAGMTLEQAARQLDMSRSNLSRIETAQIGIKPRDVRAALALYGITGDDSEPLIEIARGAQQRGWWQNYADVLPAWFEFYIGLEAEAVRISTYEAEAVPGLLQTEAYARAAFRATAGDDDVDRKVAARLRRQDLLRGDSPAELSVVLNEAVLLRPFGGVTVMREQLEYIAQLAALPNVTVQVLPFSVGGHPAMTTPYVILSFPDPDDNSVVYLDNLTVGIALEEPDQVDGYTLVHQKLCGIALTPEQSVLRIREAAGDMS
- a CDS encoding DUF397 domain-containing protein → MANIDLTYAPWRKSSASTGNGNCVEVALMESVVAVRDTKDRGGPALVLPAAGWQSFIVGAKSGEFDLI
- a CDS encoding MarR family winged helix-turn-helix transcriptional regulator, which gives rise to MADELALSTLLLGAAGTLVERIHAGTARRGFDDLRPTHGFVFVRLAPSGATVTEIAEHLGVTKQAASQLVEELVGKGYVERRPHPSDARARLVVLTERGWACTRAADAAAAEAVGAWVEVLGQDRITALVDDLRRVVGRGPLRPAVW
- a CDS encoding cupin domain-containing protein, whose protein sequence is MPVLQADSAVTHEVHGSRFTSYVRPAVGSAELCAWRLDVPAGTTGVPHRPSREEVLVILSGSAEVTLDGEVRTATAGDVVLVPAGASFRVDVGDEPLRAWVTTSVGLTAELPDGSTLTPPWAA
- a CDS encoding OsmC family peroxiredoxin; its protein translation is MALTSTATAHWEGSLFEGKGSVNLDSSRLGSFDINWKARSEGQDSTTTPEELLGAAHAACFSMAFSNGLAKAGTPPTALNTTADVTFVPGTGITGIKLTVRGDVPGISADDFAAAAADAKANCPVSKALAGVEITLDAALA
- a CDS encoding STAS domain-containing protein, yielding MDRPPTRFDVSTTDGCTVLRVLGDLDSDSAPTLRTMLSKEFDVGHDVIVDLANCPFLDSVGIGVLVFGWKAAETEGTRFHLRNIGRYAQRVLDLVGLSDLIPVA
- a CDS encoding GAF domain-containing protein: MSTLLHHRLADKERLAALACYDVDDAHLKQQLDAIAMRTAAHLHMPTAMTTLMLDNAMLIAGSHGVDGWLRGGPGGPAEWAFCAQTVLTREPYIVSDAITDPVQCTNPVVELDGIRAYAGAPLITPSGQVLGAHCVIDVEPHLFSDEEIAELRAAAEDVVTAFEQHPSRNSPDYMPTFFTNG
- a CDS encoding response regulator — protein: MSQYSPPPPFEVLIVDDDAGDVMIIEEALATHGLGSTLHVVPDGVVAMQFLRREGEHADAPRPHLVLLDLNMPRKSGREVLEELKDDESLASIPVVVLTTSAADEDILRSYDLHANAYVTKPVDFAEFESVVVQIEQFYGQTAQLPGRRR